The Yersinia intermedia genome window below encodes:
- the trxB gene encoding thioredoxin-disulfide reductase, with translation MSTAKHSKLIILGSGPAGYTAAVYAARANLKPVLITGMEKGGQLTTTTDVENWPGDPEGLTGPALMERMHEHAVKFETEILFDHINSVDLQNRPFRLFGDGAEYTCDALIIATGASARYLGMASEEAFKGKGVSACATCDGFFYRNQKVAVVGGGNTAVEEALYLANIAAEVHLIHRRDSFRSEKILIDRLMEKVTNGNIVLHTDRTLDEVLGDEMGVTGVRLKSTKSDQTEEIAVAGVFIAIGHSPNTAIFGDQLALENGYIKVQSGIQGNATQTSIPGVFAAGDVMDHIYRQAITSAGTGCMAALDAERYLDGLVNDK, from the coding sequence ATGAGCACGGCTAAACATAGCAAATTGATTATTTTGGGTTCTGGCCCTGCGGGTTACACTGCGGCGGTTTATGCTGCGCGCGCCAACCTGAAACCTGTATTGATTACCGGAATGGAGAAAGGCGGTCAATTGACCACCACTACCGACGTAGAGAACTGGCCCGGTGATCCTGAAGGCTTGACTGGCCCTGCTCTGATGGAGCGGATGCATGAGCATGCCGTAAAATTCGAGACAGAAATTCTGTTCGACCATATCAACAGCGTAGATTTGCAAAACCGCCCATTCCGCCTGTTTGGTGATGGTGCTGAGTACACCTGTGATGCGCTGATTATTGCTACAGGAGCCTCTGCCCGCTATTTGGGGATGGCGTCAGAAGAAGCATTCAAAGGAAAAGGGGTCTCTGCCTGCGCAACCTGTGATGGTTTCTTCTATCGGAATCAGAAAGTGGCGGTAGTCGGTGGCGGTAATACTGCCGTTGAAGAAGCGCTGTATCTGGCGAATATCGCGGCTGAAGTTCATTTAATTCATCGTCGTGATAGCTTCCGCTCAGAGAAAATCCTGATTGATCGCCTGATGGAAAAAGTAACCAACGGCAACATCGTATTGCACACTGACCGCACGCTGGACGAGGTGCTGGGTGATGAAATGGGTGTGACGGGTGTGCGCCTGAAGTCAACCAAGAGTGATCAAACTGAAGAAATTGCAGTTGCAGGGGTGTTTATTGCCATCGGCCATAGCCCTAATACTGCCATCTTTGGTGATCAACTGGCACTGGAAAATGGCTACATCAAAGTTCAGTCAGGTATTCAGGGTAACGCAACACAAACCTCTATTCCGGGTGTGTTCGCTGCGGGCGATGTTATGGACCATATTTACCGCCAGGCAATTACCTCAGCCGGTACCGGCTGTATGGCGGCGCTGGACGCAGAACGCTATCTGGATGGGCTAGTAAACGATAAATAA
- the cydD gene encoding heme ABC transporter permease/ATP-binding protein CydD, giving the protein MNKTRQYELIRWLKKQSAPAQRWLRLSMLLGLLSGLLIIAQAWLLATLLQSLIIDKLPRAALTADFWLLAGTFALRAVISWLRERVGFICGMKVRQQIRNVVLDRLEQLGPAWVKGKPAGSWATIILEQIEDMQDYYSRYLPQMYLAVFIPLLILIAVFPINWVAGLILFVTAPLIPLFMALVGMGAADANRRNFVALARLSGNFLDRLRGLDTLRLFNRAKAETDHIRDASEDFRRRTMEVLRMAFLSSAVLEFFAAISIAVVAVYFGFSYLGELNFGSYGLGVTLFAGFLVLILAPEFFQPLRDLGTFYHAKAQAVGAAESLVTFLSSEGEAIGQGDQVLTGNQAITLEADQLEILAPNGVRLAGPLTFLLPAGKRVAIVGLSGAGKSSLLNLLLGFLPYRGSLKVNGVELRELEAQAWRRQLSWVGQNPHLPEQTLAANIMLGQPDASHSQLQQAVERAYINEFLADLPQGLNTEVGDHSARLSVGQAQRVAVARALLNPCRLLLLDEPTASLDAHSEQLVMKALEEASRRQTTLLVTHQLEDTLGYDQIWVMDRGLLIQKGDYSTLSQSDGSFANLLSHRSEEL; this is encoded by the coding sequence ATGAATAAAACAAGACAGTATGAGTTGATTCGTTGGCTGAAAAAACAAAGCGCCCCCGCGCAACGTTGGCTCCGCCTGTCCATGTTACTTGGCCTCCTCAGCGGGTTATTGATCATCGCTCAGGCATGGTTACTGGCCACCCTGCTGCAATCTCTGATTATCGACAAACTCCCCCGAGCGGCATTAACTGCTGATTTTTGGTTACTGGCAGGTACTTTTGCATTGCGCGCGGTGATCAGCTGGTTGCGCGAACGGGTAGGATTTATCTGCGGAATGAAAGTTCGCCAGCAGATCCGTAATGTCGTTTTGGACCGATTAGAACAGCTCGGCCCTGCGTGGGTGAAAGGTAAGCCCGCCGGCAGTTGGGCGACCATCATTCTGGAACAGATTGAAGATATGCAGGACTACTACTCCCGCTATCTGCCGCAGATGTATCTGGCCGTATTTATTCCACTGCTCATCCTGATTGCCGTCTTCCCTATCAACTGGGTGGCAGGTTTGATCTTGTTTGTCACTGCGCCCTTGATCCCGCTGTTTATGGCGCTGGTCGGGATGGGTGCCGCCGACGCCAATCGGCGTAATTTTGTCGCACTGGCGCGGTTGAGTGGCAACTTCCTTGATCGCTTACGCGGATTAGACACGTTACGGTTATTTAACCGCGCAAAAGCAGAAACAGACCACATTCGCGACGCCTCAGAAGATTTCCGCCGCCGCACCATGGAAGTGCTGCGTATGGCATTCTTATCTTCAGCCGTACTAGAATTTTTCGCCGCCATCTCCATTGCCGTGGTTGCCGTCTACTTTGGTTTTTCCTATTTAGGCGAACTGAACTTTGGTAGTTATGGTTTGGGCGTCACCCTGTTTGCTGGTTTTCTGGTATTGATTCTGGCCCCCGAATTCTTCCAACCACTGAGAGATTTAGGCACGTTTTACCACGCAAAAGCTCAGGCGGTGGGCGCAGCGGAATCGCTGGTCACATTTTTGAGTAGCGAAGGCGAAGCAATTGGTCAAGGTGACCAAGTGCTGACAGGTAACCAAGCTATCACCCTGGAAGCCGATCAACTGGAAATCCTGGCTCCGAATGGCGTCCGATTGGCAGGGCCGTTGACGTTCTTATTACCCGCAGGCAAACGCGTTGCCATTGTTGGCCTGAGTGGCGCAGGTAAAAGTTCATTACTCAACCTGCTGCTGGGCTTTTTACCTTATCGCGGCTCGCTGAAAGTTAACGGGGTTGAATTACGCGAACTGGAAGCACAGGCATGGCGTAGGCAATTAAGCTGGGTTGGCCAAAACCCACATTTGCCGGAGCAGACACTGGCGGCCAACATTATGCTGGGCCAACCAGATGCGTCACACAGCCAATTGCAACAGGCGGTGGAGCGTGCCTATATCAATGAATTCCTGGCTGATTTGCCACAAGGGCTGAATACTGAAGTCGGCGACCATAGTGCACGTCTCTCCGTTGGGCAGGCACAACGTGTTGCCGTTGCCCGTGCCTTACTGAACCCGTGCCGCTTATTGCTGCTGGACGAACCCACCGCCAGCCTTGATGCTCACAGCGAACAGTTGGTGATGAAAGCGCTGGAGGAAGCCTCCCGCAGGCAGACGACGCTGCTGGTTACCCATCAGTTAGAAGATACGCTAGGTTATGATCAAATCTGGGTAATGGATCGTGGCCTTTTGATTCAGAAAGGTGATTACTCCACACTCAGCCAGTCTGACGGTTCATTTGCCAATCTGCTGTCCCATCGCAGTGAGGAGCTTTAA
- a CDS encoding DNA translocase FtsK produces MSQEYTEDKEVTLKKLSSGRRLLEAVLIVVTILAAYLMAALLSFNPSDPSWSQTAWHEPIHNLGGGIGAWMADTLFFTFGVLAYAIPVIMVMLCWAAFRQRDASEHVDYFALSLRLIGTLALILTSCGLAALNIDDLYYFASGGVIGSLFSNAMLPWFNGVGATLTLLCIWAVGLTLFTGWSWLVIAEKIGGVVLGSLTFMTNRSRREERYDDEDDDYQVEDSDVAEQEQSAASNKALAVGAAGAALAASASHADDDVLFSAPSATDTANASEQSLPPVSETNDDYDPLLSSLRATDNGYQPTPSGMPSESINSHSTAPMTPNSAATPPLYSFEIPQETPSPVQTRVAASVERPEPQIGAWDVPPAPVSHSPFDFSTAQRQSDQVDSAPYNNSGFGRALDGLAAVSSGSDPLISDPLINSSLSNNPLSHHGVSGTAVAAASAAATFMPAFTATSDTSSQVKQGIGPELPRPNPVRIPTRRELASYGIKLPSQRMAEQEQREQEAQNPQVNAASFSNEPLSEDDDALQQAILRKAFADQQSERYEQSSDAEGNPFTAPEPEDEQALEEAALRQAFATQQQHRYGVVQHEDSTDHEDSTHHKNSAPEGMQPVDTRRAYTFSPVADLVDDSPREPLFTLSPYVEETPSSAVSQTILPEQSPQYQQPPVQQAPSGQVTPVQAPYTQPAVTPAYAPTPVPSAVVPTAPVPPVAPMQPAPAMDSLIHPFLMRNDQPLIKPTTPLPTLDLLSSPPAEEEPVDMFALEQTARLVEARLGDYRVKAEVVGISPGPVITRFELDLAPGVKASRISNLSRDLARSLSAIAVRVVEVIPGKPYVGLELPNKHRQTVYLREVLDCAKFRDNPSPLAIVLGKDIAGQPVVADLAKMPHLLVAGTTGSGKSVGVNAMILSILYKATPDEVRFIMIDPKMLELSVYEGIPHLLTEVVTDMKDAANALRWCVGEMERRYKLMSALGVRNLAGYNERVAQAEAMGRPIPDPFWKPSDSMDISPPMLVKLPYIVVMVDEFADLMMTVGKKVEELIARLAQKARAAGIHLVLATQRPSVDVITGLIKANIPTRIAFTVSSKIDSRTILDQGGAESLLGMGDMLYMAPNSSIPVRVHGAFVRDQEVHAVVNDWKARGRPQYIESILSGSEEGEGGSLGLDSDEELDPLFDQAVSFVLEKRRASISGVQRQFRIGYNRAARIIEQMEAQQIVSTPGHNGNREVLAPPPHE; encoded by the coding sequence TTGAGCCAGGAATATACAGAAGATAAAGAAGTTACTCTGAAAAAACTCAGCAGCGGGCGTCGTTTACTCGAGGCGGTTTTGATTGTGGTAACGATTTTGGCAGCCTACCTGATGGCCGCGCTGCTCAGTTTCAATCCTTCGGACCCAAGCTGGTCCCAGACCGCATGGCATGAGCCTATCCACAATCTTGGTGGGGGTATTGGTGCCTGGATGGCCGATACACTGTTCTTCACCTTTGGTGTTTTGGCTTACGCAATCCCTGTGATTATGGTGATGTTGTGCTGGGCAGCTTTCCGTCAGCGCGATGCCAGTGAACACGTTGACTACTTTGCCCTTTCCTTGCGCCTGATTGGTACATTAGCCCTTATTTTGACGTCATGCGGCCTGGCTGCATTGAATATTGATGATCTCTATTACTTTGCTTCTGGCGGCGTCATTGGCAGCTTGTTCAGTAATGCCATGTTGCCGTGGTTCAACGGTGTAGGGGCAACCCTGACGTTGCTCTGTATCTGGGCTGTTGGTCTGACGCTGTTTACCGGCTGGTCATGGTTGGTCATTGCCGAGAAAATTGGCGGGGTGGTCTTAGGCTCACTGACGTTTATGACCAATCGCTCACGTCGTGAAGAACGCTATGACGATGAAGATGACGATTATCAGGTTGAAGATTCCGACGTTGCTGAACAAGAACAGAGTGCGGCTTCAAATAAAGCATTAGCCGTAGGCGCGGCTGGTGCCGCACTTGCCGCATCTGCATCTCATGCTGATGACGACGTGTTATTTTCCGCGCCATCAGCAACCGACACCGCCAATGCTTCTGAGCAGAGCTTACCGCCGGTGTCTGAAACCAATGATGATTATGATCCATTATTAAGTAGCTTACGTGCGACTGATAATGGCTATCAGCCAACACCTTCCGGGATGCCATCCGAGTCGATTAATAGCCATAGCACGGCACCGATGACGCCTAACTCGGCAGCGACACCGCCGTTATATTCGTTTGAAATTCCGCAAGAGACGCCATCACCGGTTCAAACTCGCGTGGCTGCGTCTGTTGAACGGCCAGAACCGCAAATCGGTGCTTGGGATGTACCACCTGCGCCTGTCAGCCATTCACCGTTCGATTTCTCAACCGCGCAGCGCCAGAGTGATCAGGTCGATAGCGCTCCTTATAACAACAGCGGTTTTGGTCGTGCTCTTGACGGTTTGGCTGCGGTGAGTTCGGGCAGTGATCCATTGATTAGTGATCCATTGATCAATAGCAGCTTGTCAAATAATCCATTGTCTCATCACGGTGTGTCGGGAACTGCTGTCGCCGCTGCAAGCGCAGCAGCGACGTTTATGCCAGCATTTACTGCCACCAGTGACACCAGTTCTCAGGTAAAACAGGGTATAGGTCCTGAGTTACCACGGCCTAATCCAGTGCGTATTCCAACGCGGCGTGAGCTGGCCTCTTACGGTATCAAGTTGCCTTCACAACGTATGGCGGAGCAGGAACAACGCGAACAAGAAGCGCAAAATCCTCAGGTTAATGCAGCTTCGTTCAGCAACGAGCCTCTATCAGAAGATGATGATGCGTTGCAGCAAGCCATCTTGCGTAAAGCGTTTGCCGACCAGCAATCCGAGCGTTACGAGCAATCATCAGACGCAGAGGGTAATCCGTTTACCGCCCCTGAGCCAGAAGATGAGCAAGCGTTGGAAGAAGCCGCATTACGGCAGGCCTTTGCAACACAACAGCAGCATCGTTATGGGGTGGTTCAGCACGAAGATTCTACTGACCACGAAGATTCTACTCATCACAAAAATAGTGCCCCTGAAGGAATGCAGCCGGTTGATACCCGTCGTGCTTATACATTCTCGCCGGTTGCCGATCTTGTTGATGATAGCCCTCGTGAGCCGCTGTTCACGCTTTCTCCCTATGTTGAAGAAACCCCCTCTTCAGCGGTGTCACAAACTATTTTGCCTGAGCAGTCGCCGCAATATCAGCAGCCGCCAGTGCAGCAAGCACCTTCAGGGCAAGTCACGCCAGTTCAAGCACCCTATACTCAGCCTGCCGTGACCCCAGCTTATGCTCCGACACCGGTGCCATCTGCTGTTGTGCCAACTGCGCCAGTACCACCTGTCGCACCCATGCAACCAGCGCCGGCAATGGACAGCTTGATCCACCCGTTCCTGATGCGTAATGATCAGCCGTTGATTAAACCGACCACACCACTGCCTACGCTTGATTTACTCTCTTCTCCACCCGCGGAGGAAGAGCCGGTTGATATGTTTGCTTTAGAGCAAACGGCTCGTTTGGTTGAAGCGCGATTAGGTGATTATCGGGTCAAAGCGGAAGTGGTGGGTATCTCTCCAGGGCCGGTCATTACTCGCTTTGAGTTGGATTTGGCTCCAGGTGTTAAAGCGTCGCGCATTTCCAATCTTTCCCGCGATTTGGCTCGCTCTCTCTCTGCGATTGCCGTGCGCGTGGTGGAAGTTATTCCGGGCAAACCTTATGTCGGGCTTGAACTGCCAAATAAGCATCGCCAAACGGTCTATCTGAGGGAAGTGCTCGACTGTGCCAAATTCCGTGATAACCCTTCACCGCTCGCTATAGTGCTAGGTAAAGACATCGCCGGGCAGCCGGTGGTCGCCGATTTAGCCAAAATGCCACACTTGTTGGTAGCCGGTACTACTGGTTCTGGTAAGTCGGTTGGGGTGAACGCGATGATCCTCAGTATCTTGTATAAAGCCACACCGGATGAGGTGCGCTTTATCATGATTGACCCGAAAATGCTGGAGTTATCGGTGTATGAAGGCATCCCTCATTTGCTAACCGAAGTGGTTACCGATATGAAAGATGCCGCGAACGCCTTGCGCTGGTGTGTCGGTGAGATGGAACGGCGCTATAAATTGATGTCGGCGCTGGGCGTGCGTAATCTCGCAGGCTATAACGAACGCGTAGCTCAGGCTGAAGCTATGGGGCGGCCAATTCCTGATCCGTTCTGGAAGCCATCTGATAGCATGGATATCTCACCGCCGATGTTGGTGAAACTGCCTTATATCGTGGTGATGGTGGATGAGTTTGCCGACCTTATGATGACGGTGGGCAAAAAAGTTGAAGAGCTGATAGCACGTCTGGCGCAGAAAGCCCGTGCTGCGGGTATTCATCTGGTGCTGGCTACCCAGCGCCCATCGGTTGATGTCATCACCGGTTTGATAAAAGCCAACATTCCAACCCGTATCGCATTTACGGTTTCCAGTAAAATTGACTCACGCACCATCCTCGACCAGGGTGGCGCGGAATCACTGCTGGGGATGGGGGACATGCTGTATATGGCACCCAACTCTTCGATTCCTGTACGTGTGCACGGCGCTTTTGTCCGTGACCAGGAAGTGCATGCTGTGGTTAATGATTGGAAAGCCCGTGGTCGCCCTCAATACATTGAGAGTATTCTTAGTGGTAGTGAAGAGGGGGAAGGCGGTAGTCTTGGGTTAGATAGCGATGAAGAACTGGATCCATTGTTCGATCAGGCGGTGAGCTTTGTGTTAGAAAAGCGCCGGGCGTCAATCTCTGGCGTGCAGCGCCAGTTCCGTATTGGGTATAACCGTGCTGCACGTATTATTGAACAGATGGAAGCTCAACAAATTGTGAGTACGCCGGGCCATAACGGTAATCGTGAAGTATTGGCGCCACCACCTCATGAGTAA
- the lolA gene encoding outer membrane lipoprotein chaperone LolA: protein MKKLLVACCLLSGLISASVLADASTDLQGRLSKVNSFHANFSQKVTSSDGAAVQEGEGELWVKRPNLFNWHMTSPDESVLISDGETLWFYNPFVEQATATWLKNATGNTPFMLITRNNPDDWKQYNVKQKGDDFELTPKSASGNLKQFAITVTPTGTIKSFTAVEQDGQRSAYTLKGQQNSSADASKFKFTLPKGVTLDDQRQ, encoded by the coding sequence ATGAAAAAACTGCTTGTTGCTTGCTGTCTGTTATCGGGTTTAATTTCAGCTTCAGTTCTGGCAGATGCCAGTACCGATTTGCAAGGTCGCTTGAGTAAGGTGAACAGCTTCCATGCTAATTTTTCGCAAAAAGTGACCAGTTCTGATGGTGCAGCGGTGCAGGAAGGTGAAGGGGAGCTGTGGGTAAAACGGCCCAATTTGTTTAACTGGCATATGACCTCACCGGATGAAAGTGTGCTTATCTCCGATGGGGAAACCTTGTGGTTCTACAATCCCTTTGTTGAGCAGGCTACGGCAACCTGGTTGAAAAATGCGACCGGTAACACCCCGTTTATGCTGATTACCCGCAATAACCCAGATGATTGGAAACAGTACAATGTTAAGCAGAAAGGCGATGATTTTGAACTGACACCCAAAAGTGCCAGCGGCAATCTGAAGCAATTTGCCATCACGGTTACGCCAACGGGGACTATCAAGAGCTTTACTGCGGTTGAGCAGGATGGGCAGCGCAGTGCTTACACTTTGAAAGGCCAACAAAATAGCTCGGCTGACGCCAGCAAATTTAAATTTACCCTACCAAAAGGTGTGACGCTGGACGACCAGCGGCAGTGA
- a CDS encoding replication-associated recombination protein A has protein sequence MSNMSLDFSQNEFQPLAARMRPLTLDQYIGQQHLLAPGKPLPRAIVAGQLHSMILWGPPGTGKTTLAEIIGRYGQADVERISAVTSGIKEIREAIERARQNRDAGRRTILFVDEVHRFNKSQQDAFLPHIEDGTITFIGATTENPSFELNSALLSRARVYLLKALTAADIEKVIDQAMSDSGRGYGGQNIKLPDDTRRMMSELVGGDARRALNSLEMMADMAEIDANGVRVLTPDLLKEVSGERSARFDNKGDRYYDLISAVHKSIRGSAPDAALYWYARIITAGGDPLYVARRLLAIASEDVGNADPRAMQVAISAWDCFTRVGPAEGERAIAQAIVYLACAPKSNAVYSAFKAAMQDARDKPDFDVPEHLRNAPTKLMKEMGLGAEYRYAHDEQHAYAAGENYFPPEMAATRYYSPSSRGLEGKIGEKLAWLAEQDQNSPIKRYR, from the coding sequence GTGAGTAATATGTCTCTCGACTTTTCCCAAAATGAGTTTCAGCCACTGGCCGCGCGGATGCGGCCTTTGACGTTGGATCAATATATTGGTCAGCAACATTTGCTGGCTCCGGGTAAACCACTACCACGGGCAATCGTTGCGGGGCAGTTACACTCGATGATCCTCTGGGGGCCGCCTGGAACGGGCAAAACCACATTGGCAGAAATTATTGGCCGTTACGGTCAAGCTGATGTGGAACGCATTTCTGCCGTGACCTCCGGTATTAAAGAGATTCGTGAAGCCATCGAACGCGCACGGCAAAACCGTGATGCTGGTCGGCGCACTATCTTGTTTGTCGACGAAGTCCATCGTTTCAATAAAAGCCAGCAGGATGCTTTTTTACCGCATATTGAAGATGGCACTATTACCTTTATTGGTGCCACCACTGAAAATCCCTCGTTTGAATTGAATTCGGCACTGCTTTCCAGAGCGAGGGTTTATTTGCTTAAGGCATTAACCGCCGCAGATATCGAAAAAGTGATTGATCAAGCGATGTCAGACAGTGGCCGTGGCTACGGCGGGCAGAATATCAAACTACCAGACGATACTCGCCGTATGATGTCGGAGTTGGTCGGTGGTGATGCTCGTCGGGCGCTGAACAGCCTTGAGATGATGGCAGATATGGCTGAAATAGATGCCAACGGGGTGCGAGTATTAACCCCTGATTTGCTAAAGGAAGTGTCCGGTGAGCGTAGTGCCCGTTTTGATAACAAAGGTGATCGTTATTATGATCTGATCTCGGCGGTGCATAAGTCTATTCGTGGTTCGGCCCCGGACGCGGCGTTATATTGGTACGCACGTATTATCACCGCAGGTGGCGACCCACTTTATGTCGCCCGCCGTTTATTGGCTATTGCCTCGGAAGATGTCGGTAATGCGGATCCACGCGCCATGCAAGTGGCTATATCGGCGTGGGACTGTTTTACCCGAGTCGGCCCGGCAGAAGGTGAGCGGGCGATTGCTCAGGCAATTGTTTATCTGGCTTGTGCCCCAAAAAGCAATGCTGTTTATTCTGCGTTTAAAGCAGCGATGCAGGACGCGCGTGATAAGCCCGATTTTGATGTGCCAGAACATCTGCGCAATGCACCAACCAAACTGATGAAAGAGATGGGGCTTGGGGCGGAGTACCGATATGCCCATGATGAACAGCATGCTTATGCTGCTGGTGAGAACTATTTCCCGCCAGAAATGGCCGCGACTCGCTACTATTCGCCATCATCCCGTGGTCTGGAAGGTAAAATCGGTGAAAAGCTGGCATGGTTGGCTGAGCAGGATCAAAATAGCCCGATAAAACGCTACCGCTAG
- the lrp gene encoding leucine-responsive transcriptional regulator Lrp yields the protein MIDNKKRPGKELDRIDRNILNELQKDGRISNVELSKRVGLSPTPCLERVRRLERQGFIQGYTALLNPQYLDASLLVIVEITLNRGAPDVFEQFNAAVKNLEEIQECHLVSGDFDYLLKTRVPDMSAYRTLLGETLLRLPGVNDTRTYVVMEEVKQSNRLVIKTR from the coding sequence ATGATAGATAATAAAAAACGCCCGGGGAAAGAGCTTGATCGTATTGATCGTAACATCCTGAATGAATTACAAAAGGATGGACGTATCTCTAACGTTGAGCTTTCAAAACGAGTCGGGTTATCACCAACGCCATGTTTGGAACGAGTTCGCCGCTTAGAGCGTCAGGGTTTCATTCAAGGTTATACCGCACTGCTTAATCCACAGTATTTGGATGCGTCATTGCTGGTTATCGTTGAGATTACTCTGAATCGTGGCGCTCCGGATGTGTTTGAGCAATTTAATGCCGCTGTTAAAAATCTTGAGGAAATTCAAGAGTGTCACCTGGTTTCCGGCGATTTCGACTATTTGTTGAAAACCCGCGTACCAGATATGTCCGCTTACCGTACATTACTCGGTGAGACCTTGCTTCGCCTGCCGGGCGTTAATGACACTCGTACCTATGTGGTCATGGAAGAAGTGAAGCAGAGTAACCGCCTAGTCATTAAAACGCGGTAA
- the cydC gene encoding heme ABC transporter ATP-binding protein/permease CydC: MRVLLPFLALYRRHWFLICLGIVLAIVTLLASIGLLTLSGWFLAGTAIAGPAGLYTFNYLLPAAGVRGAAITRTAGRYAERVVSHDATFRVLAHLRVFAFQKILPLSPAGIARFRQSELLNRLVADVDTLDHLYLRVISPLVAAIAIIAAVTFGLSYLDVNLALTLGAILLGLLLLVPLIFYRAGKPIGRDLTDLRGLYRSQLTSWLQGQAELLVFGALQQFRASLQDIEQRWMKRQQQQASLAGLAQALMILATGLTVTLILWLAADGIGGNNPPGALLALFVFTSLAAFEALLPVAGAFQHLGQVIASATRVAQLMEQQPEVTFPTNGPVVTSQVALEVTGLSFTYPQQPLPVLQNISLSLAAGGHIALLGRTGCGKSTLLQLLTRAWDASQGSITLNGEPLANYDENTLRQMMTVVSQRVHVFSSTLRENLLLACPAASDTQLKTVLEQVGLANLLDNSEGLNAWMGDGGRPLSGGEQRRLGIARALLHPAPLLLLDEPTEGLDAETEQQILALLRQHCQHKSLIIVTHRLYGLEYMDRICVMDGGKIVEQGDHHSLLHNKGRYYQFHQRH; encoded by the coding sequence ATGCGCGTACTTCTTCCTTTTTTGGCGTTGTATCGCCGCCATTGGTTCCTGATTTGTCTGGGTATCGTGCTGGCAATTGTCACGCTGCTGGCGAGTATCGGCTTACTGACATTATCAGGTTGGTTCCTTGCAGGTACCGCCATCGCTGGCCCTGCTGGATTATATACGTTTAACTACTTGCTGCCAGCTGCCGGCGTCCGAGGGGCGGCAATCACCCGTACGGCAGGCCGTTACGCGGAGCGAGTTGTCAGCCATGACGCGACATTCCGTGTTCTGGCACATCTGCGGGTCTTCGCTTTCCAGAAGATCCTGCCACTCTCCCCTGCCGGGATTGCCCGTTTCCGCCAAAGTGAACTGCTGAACCGCTTGGTCGCCGATGTCGATACCCTCGATCATCTCTATCTGCGCGTCATCTCACCGCTGGTGGCTGCCATCGCAATTATTGCCGCCGTGACGTTTGGTCTGAGCTATCTGGATGTCAATCTGGCCCTGACACTGGGTGCCATCCTGCTGGGGTTATTACTGTTAGTTCCATTGATTTTCTATCGTGCCGGTAAGCCCATTGGTCGTGACCTGACGGACCTGCGTGGTCTTTATCGTTCGCAACTGACCTCTTGGTTACAAGGGCAGGCCGAGTTGTTGGTATTCGGTGCGTTGCAGCAATTCCGTGCTTCTTTGCAAGATATTGAGCAACGCTGGATGAAGCGCCAACAACAGCAAGCATCCTTGGCTGGTTTAGCGCAGGCGTTAATGATTCTGGCTACTGGCCTGACGGTCACGCTAATTTTATGGCTCGCCGCTGACGGTATTGGCGGGAATAACCCACCCGGGGCATTACTGGCACTCTTTGTTTTTACCTCTTTAGCCGCATTTGAAGCCTTGCTGCCGGTGGCTGGTGCATTCCAACACTTAGGGCAAGTTATCGCTTCCGCGACCCGCGTAGCGCAATTGATGGAACAACAGCCTGAAGTGACATTCCCGACCAATGGCCCAGTGGTTACCTCACAGGTGGCGCTAGAAGTGACAGGGTTGAGTTTTACCTACCCGCAGCAGCCATTACCCGTTCTACAGAATATATCGCTGTCACTGGCCGCAGGGGGGCATATTGCGCTACTTGGGCGCACTGGCTGTGGAAAATCCACATTGTTACAATTATTAACCCGTGCCTGGGATGCCAGCCAAGGCAGTATCACGCTTAATGGGGAACCCTTGGCCAATTATGACGAAAACACCTTGCGCCAGATGATGACAGTGGTTAGCCAGCGGGTACATGTCTTTAGCAGTACGCTACGTGAAAACCTGTTACTGGCTTGCCCCGCTGCGTCTGATACACAGTTGAAAACGGTTTTGGAACAAGTCGGGTTAGCTAATTTGCTGGATAACAGTGAGGGGCTGAATGCCTGGATGGGGGATGGCGGTCGGCCACTCTCTGGCGGTGAACAACGGCGTTTGGGGATTGCTCGAGCCTTGCTACATCCGGCCCCACTGCTGCTACTTGATGAGCCGACTGAGGGGTTAGATGCTGAAACGGAACAACAAATTCTGGCGCTACTCCGCCAGCACTGTCAGCACAAGAGCCTGATCATTGTCACTCATCGCTTGTACGGGCTGGAATATATGGACCGAATCTGTGTGATGGATGGTGGCAAGATTGTTGAGCAAGGTGATCACCATAGTTTACTGCACAACAAAGGGCGCTATTACCAATTCCATCAACGCCATTGA